The following are encoded in a window of Clostridia bacterium genomic DNA:
- a CDS encoding cyclase family protein, with the protein MKVYDISQPLPNCAVYEGDISPIISQIKSISEDGYNLSNLTMCLHNGTHIDAPSHFNRFGETISAMPIDLFVGDANVFQFDNKITREDIISLPKGVTRLLIKGNGILSAEAALALDYTDIKLIACESQSIGGENFFMVHRLLSGRSIAILEGVCLKDVPVGKYFISALPLNILDGEASPTRAVLIDLTAF; encoded by the coding sequence ATGAAAGTATATGATATTTCTCAACCCTTGCCTAATTGCGCTGTGTATGAAGGCGATATTTCTCCAATCATATCGCAGATTAAGTCAATTAGCGAAGATGGTTATAATTTAAGCAACCTCACAATGTGTCTACATAATGGCACGCATATCGATGCGCCGTCGCACTTTAACCGCTTTGGAGAAACAATTTCGGCTATGCCGATAGATTTGTTTGTAGGCGACGCAAACGTATTTCAATTTGACAACAAGATTACAAGAGAAGACATTATCAGCCTTCCAAAAGGAGTTACTCGTCTATTAATTAAAGGTAATGGAATTCTTAGCGCCGAAGCTGCGCTTGCCCTTGATTACACCGACATTAAACTTATAGCTTGCGAAAGTCAATCAATAGGGGGCGAAAACTTCTTTATGGTACATCGTTTGCTCTCGGGTCGAAGCATCGCAATACTTGAAGGTGTTTGCCTTAAAGACGTTCCTGTCGGCAAATATTTTATTTCGGCTTTGCCCCTTAACATTTTAGATGGCGAAGCTTCGCCCACCCGTGCAGTTTTAATAGATTTAACGGCATTTTAG
- the iorA gene encoding indolepyruvate ferredoxin oxidoreductase subunit alpha, producing MTKQMDTTSNQSRVLMTGNEAIARGVYEAGVHFAAAYPGTPSTEILENVATYPEIHAEWAPNEKVAVEFVIGCATAGARAFACMKHVGMNVAADPLMTVSYGSTIGGLVILTADEPGMHSSQNEQDNRNYAKMARMPLLEPSTSQECKDMVKLAYQIFDEFGQVVMMRMTTRVCHSKSIVTLCPREEVAIKPYVKDTNRFICVPANARKLRVSLEARLDKLKEYTNNCSVNTVEDNGRKIGVIASGMCYNYAKEVWGDNANYLKLGLSFPIPEELINSFVSKLDKVYVIEENDEYIEQSVRALGHLDICYGKYAPSGSRFLPAYGELTPDVIKFAVDGITPTAQTINKDLIVPRPPALCAGCPHRGLFYSLGKRKNVVIAGDIGCYTLGFAPPYNAMDFNNCMGASVSSGAGMQQAFNKVEGNVRRVVSVIGDSTFFHSGMTSLLEVVYNKSNNITVILDNRITGMTGHQQNPGTGFTLQNEPTSIANIEDIVKALGITRIKSVNPNVLGAVDEALDWAFNSNEASVIITRFPCLLKKFSELDKKEFPTAFTTKCTIDANKCVGCKMCLKSGCPALCVVNKKATINSEMCVGCQVCKQICKFGAIE from the coding sequence ATGACTAAACAAATGGATACGACAAGCAACCAGAGTCGTGTACTTATGACAGGTAACGAAGCAATAGCTCGGGGTGTTTATGAGGCTGGCGTTCATTTTGCGGCGGCTTATCCGGGTACTCCAAGCACCGAAATATTAGAGAATGTTGCTACTTACCCTGAAATTCACGCCGAGTGGGCGCCAAACGAAAAAGTTGCGGTAGAATTTGTTATCGGTTGCGCAACTGCCGGCGCAAGAGCTTTTGCCTGTATGAAACACGTTGGTATGAACGTAGCTGCCGACCCGCTTATGACGGTTTCTTATGGTTCGACTATTGGCGGTCTTGTTATTTTAACCGCAGACGAACCCGGTATGCACTCATCTCAAAACGAACAAGACAACCGTAACTACGCAAAGATGGCTCGTATGCCGTTGCTTGAACCTTCAACTTCGCAAGAGTGTAAAGATATGGTCAAGTTAGCCTATCAAATTTTTGACGAATTTGGTCAAGTAGTTATGATGCGTATGACTACAAGAGTATGTCACTCAAAGAGTATTGTTACATTGTGTCCTCGTGAAGAAGTAGCGATTAAACCCTATGTTAAAGATACTAATAGATTTATTTGCGTGCCTGCAAACGCTCGCAAACTTAGAGTAAGCCTTGAAGCAAGGCTTGACAAACTTAAAGAGTATACAAATAATTGTTCTGTCAATACAGTCGAAGATAACGGCAGAAAAATTGGCGTAATTGCTTCGGGTATGTGCTATAACTATGCAAAAGAAGTTTGGGGTGACAACGCAAATTATCTTAAATTAGGTCTTTCATTCCCAATTCCCGAAGAACTTATCAATTCTTTTGTTAGCAAACTCGATAAAGTATATGTAATAGAAGAAAATGACGAATATATCGAACAATCTGTAAGAGCCTTAGGACATCTTGATATTTGCTATGGTAAATATGCTCCAAGCGGTTCTCGTTTCTTACCCGCTTATGGCGAATTGACACCCGACGTTATTAAATTTGCAGTCGACGGCATCACCCCAACGGCTCAAACAATCAATAAAGATTTAATCGTACCTCGTCCGCCGGCGCTTTGCGCAGGTTGCCCGCATAGAGGTTTGTTCTATTCCTTAGGCAAACGCAAAAACGTAGTTATAGCCGGTGATATCGGTTGCTATACGCTAGGATTTGCTCCGCCTTATAATGCAATGGACTTTAATAACTGTATGGGAGCAAGCGTAAGCTCGGGCGCAGGTATGCAACAAGCCTTTAATAAAGTTGAAGGCAACGTCCGTAGAGTTGTTTCGGTAATAGGGGACTCGACTTTCTTCCACAGCGGTATGACTTCGCTACTCGAAGTAGTTTATAACAAATCTAACAATATTACCGTAATATTAGACAATCGTATTACAGGTATGACCGGTCACCAACAAAATCCCGGCACTGGTTTTACCCTACAAAATGAGCCTACTTCTATCGCAAATATCGAAGATATTGTAAAAGCGCTAGGTATCACTCGTATTAAATCCGTTAATCCTAACGTGCTTGGCGCAGTTGACGAAGCGCTTGACTGGGCGTTTAATAGCAACGAAGCCTCAGTTATTATTACAAGATTCCCGTGTTTGCTTAAAAAATTCAGCGAACTTGATAAAAAAGAATTTCCAACAGCCTTTACAACTAAGTGTACAATCGATGCAAATAAATGCGTAGGTTGCAAGATGTGTTTAAAGTCAGGTTGCCCGGCTCTATGCGTAGTCAACAAAAAGGCTACCATCAATAGCGAAATGTGTGTCGGCTGTCAAGTTTGCAAGCAAATCTGCAAATTTGGCGCGATAGAATAA
- a CDS encoding chromate transporter — translation MKKYSIKTIFQLFAVFFKIGLFTFGGGYAMISLIEREAGKRGWANKQDMMELIVLAESTPGVIAVNSATFIGYKVGGFFGALFATIGVVCPSFIIISSLYFCLEAFLANSIVAAAFAGVRACVVVLIVNVFINLVTTANKNIYTYIAFVVSFAVATFTKFNVIYLILISACLGVGYAYFNDKKCLTRASLDSKQDSSCDSQTNKEQDSSCEGQTNKEQDSSCEGQKQTLEQDASQNKDKLGQANSSADKEDK, via the coding sequence ATGAAGAAGTATTCTATAAAGACAATTTTTCAATTATTCGCCGTATTCTTTAAGATAGGTTTGTTCACTTTTGGCGGTGGTTACGCTATGATTAGTTTAATCGAGCGGGAAGCCGGCAAGCGTGGGTGGGCAAATAAACAAGATATGATGGAATTAATTGTGCTTGCCGAATCTACTCCGGGAGTAATTGCCGTAAATTCTGCGACTTTTATCGGTTACAAGGTCGGGGGCTTTTTTGGGGCGTTATTTGCTACAATCGGCGTAGTTTGTCCTTCTTTTATAATTATTTCTAGCTTATATTTTTGCCTAGAAGCATTTTTGGCAAATTCTATTGTGGCGGCGGCATTTGCAGGAGTAAGAGCTTGTGTTGTCGTGCTTATTGTAAATGTATTTATTAATCTTGTCACAACGGCAAACAAAAATATTTATACTTATATTGCCTTTGTAGTTTCTTTTGCCGTTGCAACTTTTACTAAATTTAATGTAATATATCTTATATTGATATCGGCTTGTTTAGGCGTTGGCTATGCTTATTTTAACGACAAAAAATGTCTAACTAGGGCAAGTCTTGACAGTAAACAAGACAGTTCTTGCGACAGCCAAACAAATAAAGAACAAGACAGTTCTTGCGAGGGTCAAACAAATAAAGAACAAGACAGTTCTTGCGAGGGTCAAAAACAAACGCTCGAACAAGACGCAAGCCAAAATAAAGATAAGTTAGGACAAGCTAATTCGTCCGCCGACAAGGAGGACAAATGA
- a CDS encoding indolepyruvate oxidoreductase subunit beta — MTKNILLVGVGGQGTILASKILTLGLLQEGYDVKMSEIHGMSQRGGSVVTHVRYSKDEVFSPVIEMGSADLIVAFEKMEALRYLPFLKPNGKIVVNDYEIPGSPITSGAVEYPKGIIEEIKAHSNATIIEANVEAEKLGNTKVMNIVLLGAIIGQMQLTDINWDIILEENVKPKFVEANKLALKRGIELA; from the coding sequence ATGACAAAGAATATTTTATTAGTTGGCGTAGGCGGTCAAGGCACAATTCTTGCGAGTAAAATTTTGACATTAGGACTATTACAAGAAGGTTACGATGTAAAAATGAGCGAGATACACGGTATGAGCCAGCGTGGCGGTTCGGTTGTTACTCACGTTCGTTACAGCAAAGACGAAGTTTTCTCGCCTGTAATCGAGATGGGGTCGGCTGATTTAATCGTAGCTTTTGAGAAGATGGAAGCCCTTAGATATTTGCCATTTCTTAAACCAAACGGCAAAATAGTTGTAAATGATTACGAAATACCGGGTTCGCCAATTACTTCTGGCGCTGTGGAATATCCAAAGGGCATTATTGAGGAGATTAAGGCTCATTCTAACGCAACCATAATCGAGGCTAATGTCGAGGCGGAAAAGCTTGGCAACACTAAGGTTATGAACATTGTTTTGTTGGGCGCTATAATCGGTCAAATGCAACTTACCGACATAAACTGGGATATAATTCTTGAAGAAAATGTTAAACCTAAGTTTGTCGAAGCAAACAAACTTGCGTTAAAACGTGGTATCGAATTAGCCTAA
- a CDS encoding DUF885 domain-containing protein, which produces MKRRFIKLIALALCLTMVLPMLMACAPKIAQTPTAEDVATTADKLVIGTDNVVLTAPKADLEYAVFGGEQAVSQYQSVTEGKVTFTNLTVDTDYTIKARVPASGKYLASEAVVVIAFKTARTAPDVATAKPEISNLAIADRSIKLTITNPEIEYALYNEQVAIAGFTKGENGIIVWSELTPSTTYVIHARFAQTADKTASADVIVMQVTTLATAPNRPPKLEEIASTSGNVMVDATSITYIVPHIMFEYAIYDASGVVADFNTATDGLMNWTKLTNGTKYTIYARTPGTRKLSPSNPVKVLEVTTSPSAVAPTASMVVTTQEKIVNVSTITFKVPNATLEYALYQGKLIITPFTVAKNGVIVWEDLSNNQEYTIYARYASSDVANGSATVFVITIQIKVKPAAPTPEQIKITDEDITATDTTMTLRAPHLRLEYGIYLNNVLIGSYISPVDGLVTFTGLTPNVTYTIKARIGAIGDNLAGYEADVGIYTTKIVLDAPTAEQAVIAPANISTGIVTLKIKATDVKLEYGVYKNGKLVEGFYEPDKNGEVIFTWLERSTAYELRVRTAMDANGNMPSVSVKVADFTTLATTELEKNFEAYLDNQFLYEMIGSTVNLHYTLKDPTAYKISHLPGYEKYNSLADLPPMMYSVDLTEIEGGEAELRAFIEEIRAYNYLQLNAEQILIQKILIKYLELNLTTTGLEYYSTYFDSIGGIQNNMPINFAEYKFYVEKDITDYLALLKDLPTFFQQCLDYEAVRVTKGLGLMDSTLKEAIGQCQDFIKDQKTNYLILTFETKLNDVAGLTAEAKANYVAQHLDVFANYVVPAYKLLISGLEVFKGKGVNDGGYCNLERGIDYYTYRVKYKTGIDTPIPELFDYMMADWESIRREWVNMSSLDPEGWAYYRAHNTDFGHMEPEAILAQLEQLAKRDFPDLPKNNYVVREVHPALEESLSPAFYMIPPIDDCFNNTIYINRGQVDDTSLFSTLAHEGFPGHLFQNVYFFNTNPHEMRSVLSFNGYAEGWAVYVELQSYDMFDFGEFDYVVSRMGQIMTLVNLSVFSIIDMGVNYYGWDLAKVSNFLATNGLNDSIAPQVFKSVVSSPATYLQYYLGYHEFYKMRKYAEKELGNLFVAKAFNTVLLDAGPSQFEFVWEAVYKYVLQTKGIGY; this is translated from the coding sequence ATGAAGAGAAGATTTATCAAGTTAATAGCGCTTGCGCTTTGTTTGACAATGGTTCTTCCAATGTTGATGGCTTGCGCACCAAAAATTGCCCAAACTCCAACCGCAGAAGACGTTGCTACAACTGCCGACAAACTTGTAATCGGTACTGATAACGTTGTTTTAACAGCGCCAAAAGCCGATTTAGAGTATGCAGTATTCGGCGGAGAACAAGCAGTAAGCCAATACCAATCTGTAACTGAGGGTAAAGTTACATTTACCAACCTTACCGTAGATACTGATTACACAATTAAGGCGAGAGTTCCCGCAAGCGGAAAATATTTAGCTAGCGAAGCTGTTGTGGTAATTGCCTTTAAGACAGCTAGAACTGCGCCCGACGTAGCTACTGCTAAGCCGGAAATTTCTAACTTAGCGATTGCTGATAGGAGCATTAAACTTACAATCACTAACCCCGAGATTGAGTACGCTCTATATAACGAGCAAGTCGCTATCGCAGGCTTTACAAAAGGCGAAAATGGCATTATTGTTTGGAGCGAATTGACGCCAAGCACTACTTATGTTATTCACGCTCGCTTTGCGCAAACAGCAGATAAAACTGCAAGCGCCGACGTAATAGTTATGCAAGTAACAACGCTTGCTACCGCCCCGAATAGACCTCCTAAGCTTGAAGAAATTGCTTCGACCTCGGGCAACGTTATGGTTGACGCAACAAGTATTACATATATCGTTCCACACATTATGTTCGAGTATGCAATATATGACGCTAGTGGCGTAGTAGCCGACTTTAACACCGCAACCGACGGATTAATGAACTGGACCAAACTTACTAACGGAACTAAATATACAATTTACGCTCGCACTCCTGGTACGAGAAAATTAAGTCCAAGTAACCCTGTAAAAGTTCTTGAAGTTACAACCTCTCCTTCTGCCGTAGCTCCTACTGCAAGTATGGTAGTTACCACACAAGAGAAGATTGTTAATGTTTCAACAATTACATTTAAGGTTCCTAATGCAACTCTCGAATATGCTTTGTATCAAGGCAAATTGATTATCACCCCGTTTACAGTAGCAAAAAATGGAGTTATTGTTTGGGAAGATTTATCTAACAATCAAGAGTATACAATTTACGCTCGTTATGCTTCAAGCGACGTTGCTAACGGTTCGGCGACTGTGTTTGTAATTACAATTCAAATTAAAGTAAAACCTGCCGCTCCTACGCCCGAGCAAATTAAAATTACAGACGAAGACATAACTGCGACAGACACTACAATGACTCTACGCGCGCCTCATTTAAGGCTTGAATATGGTATTTATTTAAATAATGTGTTAATCGGCAGTTATATTTCGCCAGTAGACGGACTTGTAACATTTACCGGTCTTACACCTAACGTAACATATACCATTAAGGCTCGTATCGGCGCAATAGGCGACAACTTAGCCGGCTACGAAGCTGACGTAGGAATTTACACAACAAAAATTGTTCTTGATGCGCCTACCGCAGAGCAAGCAGTAATTGCCCCTGCTAACATATCTACCGGTATTGTAACTTTAAAAATTAAAGCTACCGATGTTAAGTTAGAATATGGCGTATACAAGAATGGCAAGTTAGTCGAAGGTTTCTATGAACCTGACAAGAATGGCGAAGTTATATTTACGTGGTTAGAAAGGTCAACCGCATACGAACTTAGAGTTCGCACCGCAATGGACGCAAATGGCAATATGCCAAGCGTATCCGTTAAGGTCGCCGACTTTACAACGCTAGCTACTACCGAACTTGAAAAGAATTTTGAAGCGTATCTCGACAATCAATTCTTGTACGAAATGATTGGTAGCACGGTTAATCTTCACTATACCTTAAAAGACCCAACCGCTTATAAGATTTCTCATTTACCGGGTTATGAAAAGTATAACTCCTTAGCCGACCTACCTCCAATGATGTATTCGGTCGATTTAACCGAGATTGAAGGCGGAGAAGCCGAGCTTAGAGCGTTTATCGAAGAAATTAGAGCTTATAATTATTTACAACTTAACGCCGAGCAAATCTTAATTCAAAAAATACTAATTAAATACTTAGAGCTAAATTTAACAACTACGGGCTTAGAGTATTACAGCACTTACTTTGACTCAATAGGCGGTATACAAAATAATATGCCTATTAACTTTGCAGAGTATAAATTCTATGTTGAGAAAGATATTACAGATTACCTAGCTTTGCTTAAAGACCTTCCTACCTTCTTCCAACAGTGTCTTGATTACGAAGCGGTAAGAGTAACTAAGGGACTAGGCTTAATGGATAGCACGCTTAAAGAAGCTATCGGTCAATGCCAAGACTTTATCAAAGACCAAAAGACAAATTACTTAATTTTAACATTTGAGACAAAATTAAATGATGTTGCCGGACTTACAGCAGAAGCCAAAGCTAATTATGTAGCTCAACACTTAGACGTATTTGCTAACTATGTTGTGCCCGCTTATAAATTACTTATCTCCGGACTAGAAGTATTTAAGGGCAAGGGCGTAAACGATGGCGGTTACTGCAACCTTGAAAGAGGTATTGATTACTATACATATAGAGTTAAATATAAGACCGGTATTGATACTCCTATCCCCGAATTATTTGACTATATGATGGCTGACTGGGAAAGCATTCGTAGAGAATGGGTAAATATGAGTTCGCTAGACCCAGAAGGTTGGGCATATTATAGAGCGCACAATACCGACTTTGGTCACATGGAGCCCGAAGCTATTCTTGCTCAACTTGAACAACTTGCTAAAAGAGATTTCCCAGACTTACCTAAAAATAATTATGTAGTAAGAGAAGTTCACCCTGCGTTAGAAGAATCTTTGTCGCCGGCATTCTATATGATTCCCCCGATTGACGATTGCTTTAACAACACAATCTACATCAATAGAGGACAAGTTGACGATACTTCGTTATTCTCAACGCTTGCTCACGAAGGTTTCCCGGGACACTTATTCCAGAACGTTTACTTCTTTAATACTAATCCCCACGAGATGCGTAGCGTTTTAAGCTTTAATGGCTATGCCGAAGGTTGGGCTGTTTATGTAGAATTGCAATCATACGATATGTTCGACTTTGGCGAATTCGACTATGTAGTTTCAAGAATGGGACAAATTATGACTCTTGTAAACCTATCGGTATTTAGTATTATCGATATGGGCGTAAACTACTATGGTTGGGATTTAGCGAAAGTTAGCAATTTCTTAGCAACCAACGGACTTAACGACTCTATTGCTCCACAAGTATTTAAGTCAGTTGTTTCTTCGCCGGCTACATACTTACAATATTATCTTGGTTATCACGAATTTTACAAGATGAGAAAGTATGCGGAAAAGGAACTTGGCAACTTATTTGTAGCCAAAGCATTTAACACTGTTTTACTTGACGCAGGTCCTTCGCAATTTGAGTTTGTTTGGGAAGCAGTGTACAAATACGTACTACAAACAAAGGGAATTGGATATTAA
- a CDS encoding chromate transporter, whose product MIFLQLFWDYFKIGLFTIGGGYAMIPLIRQEIVGVYISEELFLNMMAVAESTPGPFAINLATFVGMSACKEAYNSIFAGYMGALVATFGVVLPSFIIMLLVCVFIRKFSNSTLVKGYMSGVRPVVLGLICSAILTILASVVLPKLDFTNIVSSGFSQFNYVSLIIFCVFLGLSFIKVKKKRISPIILLIGSALVGIIVFGVFKVVQ is encoded by the coding sequence ATGATTTTTTTACAATTATTTTGGGACTATTTTAAGATAGGGCTTTTTACAATCGGTGGCGGATACGCAATGATTCCCTTAATTAGACAAGAAATTGTCGGCGTTTACATTAGCGAGGAACTTTTTCTCAATATGATGGCGGTAGCCGAATCAACGCCCGGCCCTTTTGCAATCAACCTTGCTACTTTTGTGGGTATGAGCGCTTGCAAAGAGGCGTACAATTCTATTTTTGCGGGTTATATGGGGGCGCTTGTCGCAACGTTTGGCGTGGTTCTTCCTTCTTTTATAATAATGTTGCTTGTATGCGTGTTTATTAGAAAATTTAGCAATAGTACGCTTGTTAAAGGTTATATGAGCGGAGTTCGTCCCGTTGTGCTAGGATTAATTTGTTCGGCAATACTTACAATTCTTGCAAGCGTTGTACTTCCTAAGCTAGACTTTACTAATATTGTTTCAAGCGGATTTTCACAATTTAACTATGTTTCGCTTATAATATTCTGTGTATTTCTAGGGCTTTCTTTTATTAAGGTCAAAAAGAAACGTATTAGCCCTATAATTTTACTAATAGGCTCTGCCTTAGTTGGCATAATTGTGTTTGGAGTATTTAAAGTAGTTCAATAA
- a CDS encoding DUF4438 domain-containing protein: MSNATKQPTSLLDLTTNKDKLVMQSVIGVVHSPTVRGTSLKVSFEGVPFTLPSVGGICYNVSIGDSVYGLAGDHIEPGVSIQNPLAEENLALNFLSCIGNVAVVMSGEAKGDKGYVTGTHGGIEHTLVWFNLDTLDKLCIGDKIQIRSYGQGLQLKNYEDIKIMNIDPNLFEKLSINPSEQGIVVAVTAIVPAYLMGSGIGSQAQSGDYDIMTADKQKLAELDLQDLKFGDIVYLQDCDNYYGRGYLGSACSIGVIVHSDCLLSGHGPGVTTIMTCRTNKIIPIIDKTANIGKYLDILKKV, encoded by the coding sequence ATGTCTAACGCAACAAAGCAACCCACAAGTCTTTTGGACTTGACTACAAATAAAGATAAATTAGTTATGCAGTCGGTAATTGGCGTAGTTCATTCTCCAACCGTACGTGGGACAAGTCTTAAAGTGTCATTTGAGGGCGTTCCTTTTACCCTGCCTAGCGTAGGCGGTATTTGTTATAACGTAAGCATTGGCGACAGCGTATACGGTTTGGCTGGCGACCATATCGAACCCGGCGTGTCTATACAAAATCCATTAGCCGAAGAAAATTTAGCCCTTAACTTTCTTTCTTGTATTGGCAACGTCGCAGTTGTAATGTCGGGCGAAGCAAAGGGCGACAAGGGCTATGTTACAGGCACTCACGGCGGAATTGAACATACGCTTGTTTGGTTTAACTTAGATACTCTTGACAAGCTCTGTATTGGCGACAAAATACAAATTAGGTCTTACGGACAAGGACTTCAACTTAAAAATTATGAAGATATTAAAATAATGAATATCGACCCTAACTTGTTTGAAAAACTTAGCATCAATCCAAGCGAACAAGGCATTGTCGTTGCGGTTACGGCTATTGTGCCGGCATATCTTATGGGTAGCGGTATAGGCAGTCAAGCGCAAAGTGGCGACTACGATATAATGACCGCCGACAAGCAAAAGTTAGCCGAGTTAGACTTACAAGATTTAAAGTTTGGCGATATTGTTTATTTGCAAGATTGCGATAACTATTACGGTAGGGGTTATTTAGGCTCTGCTTGTTCGATTGGCGTTATTGTGCATAGCGACTGTTTGTTAAGCGGTCACGGCCCGGGCGTAACTACAATAATGACGTGTAGAACAAATAAAATAATACCTATAATAGATAAAACTGCAAATATCGGCAAATACCTAGATATTCTTAAAAAGGTGTAA
- a CDS encoding GNAT family protein, which translates to MQTLITDNLILRDFSLGDACDVYEYAQLDCVGSRAGWKPHKSLDESLAIVKNFILEQEVWAICLKQTGKVIGSVGLHKVNRDTGDYKVCYMGYVLNPCYWGKGYATQAGKAVQEYAFKIAKVNMLSVTHFEPNIQSKRVIQKLQFNFEAKLRNYGLYEGKLCNHCIYSLTKEEFFALN; encoded by the coding sequence ATGCAAACTTTAATTACCGACAACTTAATATTAAGAGATTTTTCTCTTGGCGACGCTTGCGACGTATACGAATATGCGCAACTAGACTGCGTAGGTAGCCGGGCAGGTTGGAAACCTCACAAAAGCCTAGACGAAAGCCTAGCAATTGTCAAAAATTTTATTTTAGAACAAGAAGTATGGGCAATTTGTCTTAAACAAACTGGAAAAGTAATAGGAAGCGTTGGTTTACACAAAGTTAATCGAGATACGGGCGACTACAAAGTTTGTTATATGGGTTACGTTCTAAATCCTTGCTACTGGGGCAAGGGTTACGCTACGCAAGCGGGTAAAGCGGTGCAAGAATACGCCTTTAAAATTGCAAAGGTCAATATGCTGTCGGTTACTCACTTCGAACCAAACATTCAATCAAAAAGAGTAATTCAAAAGTTGCAATTTAATTTTGAAGCCAAGCTAAGAAATTACGGTCTGTACGAAGGAAAGCTTTGCAATCATTGCATTTATTCGCTTACAAAAGAAGAATTTTTTGCATTAAATTAA
- a CDS encoding rubrerythrin family protein: protein MELKGSKTEKNLMTAFAGESQARNKYDYFASQAKKDGFEQIAEIFASTALNEKEHAKMWFKEFHGIDSTEQNLLGAADGENYEWSDMYEQFAKEAKEEGFTRISAKFRLVASVEKEHEHRYRQLAKNIAQAMVFEREEEQIWVCRNCGYVFKGKVAPEACPCCDHPKSYFELKSSNF from the coding sequence ATGGAATTAAAGGGTAGTAAAACCGAAAAAAATTTAATGACGGCATTTGCTGGGGAGTCGCAAGCAAGAAACAAGTACGATTATTTTGCTTCCCAAGCTAAAAAAGATGGGTTTGAACAAATTGCCGAGATTTTTGCGTCAACTGCGTTAAACGAAAAAGAACACGCAAAAATGTGGTTTAAGGAATTTCACGGTATTGATTCGACCGAGCAGAATTTACTCGGCGCAGCCGACGGCGAAAACTACGAATGGAGCGATATGTACGAGCAATTTGCCAAAGAAGCAAAGGAAGAAGGCTTTACTCGCATATCTGCAAAGTTTAGACTTGTCGCAAGCGTAGAAAAGGAACACGAACATAGATATCGCCAATTAGCTAAAAATATTGCCCAAGCTATGGTTTTTGAAAGAGAAGAAGAACAAATTTGGGTTTGCCGTAATTGCGGATATGTATTTAAAGGCAAAGTCGCCCCTGAGGCTTGTCCTTGTTGTGACCACCCAAAGAGTTATTTCGAACTAAAAAGTAGCAATTTTTAA